The Hymenobacter sp. 5317J-9 genome has a window encoding:
- a CDS encoding tail fiber domain-containing protein: protein MKNIYFLNRSRGILPRVVLACVMALLFPVLVHAQSVGIGAGTVTPPASAALEVRATNKGVLFPQVSLTSLTDATTIPNPVTALLVFNTNAALADGTGFYYNAGTAAAPAWTKLNTGAAPATSGWNLTGNAATDSSRNYVGTTDVKPVRFGINGQEQARLHVNGAFWLGGAPVGSPTFPDNNLLLGYQAGKTLPPGAYNNQYVGYQAGLKATGIYNQFTGFQAGYNTTTGAENYFSGMRAGFANTTGQQNFFEGRSAGTANTTGSQNHFAGFQAGLTNTTASGNHFEGYRAGQANTTGDENHFSGYNAGRSTTTGYRNLMVGFRAGYANTTGRGNIFLGANAGRRNTTGESNVAIGHGALAAGTAPYANVAIGDSAANKLTTGSSNVFVGDVAGQNATTADGTVAVGRFAGSDLTTGDDNVFVGQQAGARTVTGSDNTFLGYFAGENTTSSNNTFVGANAGVDNTVGTGNVFMGFFAGHDNVDGNANTFLGYESGLNSESSSDNTYLGYQAGRSTPVGVRNTFVGSGSGQGGGAGGNSQDNTALGYRAGRALDFAFSNTFVGSEAGVVTNTGGYNAFLGSKAGWKNTTGGANTFIGSGAGLFNTTGGRNVHVGSTAGRNGTTAEDNTMVGNNAGYSTTANDNTFVGSTAGLNNVTGTANVYVGSQAGRGASGQFNAVLGFDAGSGSLSNGSAGSTAASSVVLVGYQAGQRNSANGLTALGYQAGQINSGANNTFVGYDAGGTTTSGTDNTFVGSGSGGSNFTGSRITALGSGAGTAPGQPGLTNSTFIGYGAQSPYSNVMVFGNDDVEHWIFGRQTPGPGVLVVGAGGTQPTAGNGAYLSNGGAWTNASDVNLKDHIEPTDGAQVLGLLRQLPITRWQYKHTNGETHLGPMAQDFYRLFHLGVNDTSISSIDPAGVALVGVQELAKQNDALQAENARLRQQLQALQSGQAALGARLTALEQTARFAAPVPAAQASR from the coding sequence ATGAAGAATATATACTTTCTGAATCGCAGCCGCGGAATCCTGCCGCGCGTGGTGCTGGCCTGCGTGATGGCACTGCTTTTTCCAGTCTTGGTCCACGCCCAAAGCGTGGGCATTGGCGCGGGCACGGTGACGCCACCGGCTTCGGCCGCGCTGGAAGTGCGGGCTACCAATAAAGGCGTGCTGTTTCCGCAGGTGAGCCTGACCAGCCTGACCGATGCCACCACCATCCCAAACCCTGTCACGGCCCTGCTGGTGTTCAACACCAACGCCGCTCTGGCCGACGGCACCGGCTTCTACTACAACGCCGGCACCGCCGCGGCGCCCGCCTGGACCAAGCTCAACACCGGCGCCGCCCCGGCCACCAGCGGCTGGAACCTGACCGGCAACGCCGCCACCGACTCCAGCCGCAACTACGTCGGCACCACCGACGTGAAGCCCGTTCGCTTCGGCATCAACGGCCAGGAGCAGGCCCGCCTGCACGTAAACGGCGCTTTCTGGCTGGGCGGAGCGCCCGTCGGTTCGCCGACTTTCCCCGACAACAACCTGCTCCTCGGCTACCAGGCCGGCAAAACCCTGCCGCCCGGCGCTTACAACAACCAGTACGTGGGCTACCAGGCGGGGCTGAAGGCCACGGGTATTTACAACCAGTTCACCGGTTTTCAGGCGGGCTACAACACCACCACCGGGGCCGAAAACTACTTCAGCGGCATGCGCGCCGGCTTTGCCAACACCACAGGCCAGCAGAATTTCTTTGAGGGCCGCTCGGCGGGCACCGCCAACACTACCGGCAGCCAGAACCATTTTGCCGGCTTTCAGGCGGGCCTCACCAACACCACGGCCTCGGGCAACCACTTTGAGGGCTACCGGGCCGGCCAGGCCAATACCACCGGCGACGAAAACCACTTCAGCGGCTACAACGCCGGGCGCAGCACCACCACCGGCTACCGCAACCTGATGGTGGGCTTCCGGGCGGGCTACGCCAACACCACCGGCCGGGGCAACATTTTCCTGGGCGCCAACGCCGGCCGCCGCAACACCACCGGCGAAAGCAACGTGGCCATCGGGCACGGCGCGCTGGCTGCCGGCACGGCGCCCTACGCCAACGTGGCCATCGGCGACTCGGCCGCCAACAAGCTCACCACGGGTTCCAGCAACGTGTTCGTCGGCGACGTGGCCGGCCAGAACGCTACCACCGCCGACGGCACCGTGGCCGTGGGCCGCTTTGCGGGCAGCGACCTCACCACCGGCGACGACAACGTGTTCGTCGGCCAGCAGGCCGGCGCCCGCACCGTGACGGGCTCCGACAACACCTTCCTGGGCTATTTCGCCGGCGAAAACACCACTTCCAGCAACAACACCTTCGTGGGCGCCAACGCCGGCGTCGACAACACCGTGGGCACGGGCAACGTGTTCATGGGCTTTTTTGCGGGCCACGACAACGTGGACGGCAACGCCAACACCTTTCTGGGCTACGAATCGGGCCTGAATTCTGAATCCAGCTCCGACAACACCTACCTGGGCTACCAGGCCGGCCGCAGCACCCCGGTGGGCGTGCGCAACACCTTTGTGGGCAGCGGCAGCGGCCAGGGCGGCGGGGCCGGCGGCAACTCGCAGGACAACACCGCCCTGGGCTACCGCGCCGGCCGGGCCCTCGATTTTGCCTTCAGCAACACCTTCGTGGGCAGCGAAGCCGGCGTGGTGACCAACACCGGCGGCTACAACGCCTTTTTGGGCTCGAAAGCGGGCTGGAAAAACACCACTGGTGGGGCCAATACCTTTATCGGCTCCGGCGCCGGGCTGTTCAACACCACCGGCGGGCGCAACGTGCACGTGGGCAGCACCGCCGGCCGCAACGGCACCACCGCCGAAGACAACACGATGGTGGGCAACAACGCCGGCTACTCCACCACGGCCAACGACAACACCTTCGTGGGCAGCACCGCCGGCCTGAACAACGTGACGGGCACGGCCAACGTGTACGTAGGCTCGCAAGCCGGGCGTGGCGCGTCGGGCCAGTTCAACGCCGTGCTTGGCTTCGACGCGGGCTCGGGCTCGCTCTCGAACGGCAGTGCCGGCAGCACGGCGGCCAGCAGCGTGGTGCTGGTGGGCTACCAGGCCGGCCAGCGCAACTCGGCCAACGGCCTGACCGCGCTGGGCTACCAGGCGGGCCAGATAAACAGCGGGGCCAACAACACCTTCGTGGGCTACGACGCGGGCGGCACCACCACCAGCGGCACCGACAACACCTTCGTGGGCTCTGGCAGCGGGGGCAGCAACTTCACCGGCAGCCGCATCACGGCCCTGGGCAGCGGCGCAGGCACGGCGCCGGGCCAGCCCGGTCTCACCAATTCCACCTTCATCGGCTACGGCGCCCAGTCGCCCTACAGCAACGTCATGGTGTTCGGCAACGACGATGTGGAGCACTGGATATTCGGCCGCCAAACGCCCGGCCCCGGCGTGCTTGTGGTGGGCGCCGGCGGCACCCAGCCCACCGCCGGCAACGGCGCCTACCTCAGCAACGGCGGTGCCTGGACCAACGCTTCCGACGTGAACCTCAAAGACCACATCGAGCCCACCGACGGGGCCCAGGTGCTGGGCTTGCTGCGCCAGCTGCCCATCACGCGCTGGCAGTACAAGCACACCAACGGCGAAACCCACCTCGGCCCCATGGCCCAGGATTTCTACCGCCTTTTTCACCTCGGCGTCAACGACACCAGCATCAGCTCCATCGACCCCGCCGGCGTGGCCCTCGTGGGCGTGCAGGAGCTGGCCAAGCAAAACGACGCCCTCCAGGCCGAAAACGCCCGGCTCCGCCAGCAGCTGCAGGCGCTCCAATCGGGCCAGGCCGCGCTCGGCGCGCGCCTTACCGCCTTGGAGCAAACGGCTCGCTTCGCCGCGCCCGTTCCGGCTGCGCAAGCAAGCCGCTGA
- a CDS encoding T9SS type A sorting domain-containing protein, with amino-acid sequence MKKKLRLQTAAFLLLCALAAPARAQLTIAGGTLTVSPSTELTVTGNVGISAAGTLDNQGTVRLTGDLGNAGAIGTGTGLWQLNGTALQTISSSGTGSLGTLEVANPVGATLGTALSAGALNLSGGSLQLAGFDFAVVGAITNASGTRFVVTNGAGQLRRPVGTTAVPFPVGPAGGSYRPVALTRSSGTGNYASGVGAGALSAGTSGAPLTTDVVALRWNVAPPDAVPFTMRVEWLAADELPSFQRSQSALGRWNGSAYIVAEAYSPANTPSPYSRTVAGLTLPGPYIVGDQQSPLPVELTRFEVRRPAGQPRAELTWATASEKNNLGFEVQRQDEGQTAFRRVGFVSGQGTATTPHEYAFTDPNDFQGLSYYRLKQVDQDGTATYTAVRSITGLPAGTPFSLSVYPNPAHAMATLEASGPVPAGLQLRLYSADGRLVWAAAWDKPQATAPLPVAGLATGVYWLRYESPAGTSGTIRLQVEP; translated from the coding sequence ATGAAAAAGAAATTACGCCTACAAACAGCCGCTTTCCTGCTGCTGTGCGCCTTGGCCGCCCCGGCCCGGGCGCAGCTCACCATAGCTGGTGGCACTCTCACGGTGAGTCCTTCCACCGAGCTCACCGTGACCGGCAACGTGGGCATCTCCGCCGCCGGCACCCTCGACAACCAAGGCACCGTGCGCCTCACCGGCGACCTGGGCAACGCCGGCGCCATTGGCACGGGCACCGGCCTGTGGCAGCTCAACGGCACCGCGCTGCAGACCATATCCTCATCGGGCACCGGCAGCCTAGGCACCCTGGAAGTGGCCAACCCCGTCGGCGCCACGTTGGGCACGGCCCTGAGTGCCGGCGCGCTCAACCTCAGCGGTGGTTCGCTGCAGTTGGCGGGCTTCGATTTTGCGGTGGTGGGTGCCATCACCAACGCCAGCGGCACCCGCTTCGTGGTCACCAACGGCGCGGGACAATTGCGCCGCCCGGTAGGCACCACGGCCGTGCCGTTTCCAGTGGGCCCGGCTGGCGGCAGCTACCGGCCGGTGGCCCTCACGCGTAGCAGCGGCACGGGCAACTACGCGTCCGGAGTAGGGGCGGGGGCTCTTAGCGCCGGCACCAGCGGTGCACCCCTCACCACCGACGTCGTGGCCCTGCGCTGGAACGTGGCCCCACCCGATGCCGTGCCTTTCACGATGCGCGTGGAATGGCTGGCCGCCGATGAGCTGCCCAGCTTCCAGCGCAGCCAATCGGCCCTGGGCCGCTGGAACGGTAGCGCCTACATAGTTGCTGAAGCTTATAGCCCCGCCAACACCCCCAGCCCTTACAGCCGCACAGTGGCCGGCCTCACGCTGCCCGGGCCATATATCGTGGGCGACCAGCAGTCGCCGCTGCCCGTCGAGCTCACCCGCTTTGAGGTCCGCCGCCCGGCCGGCCAGCCGCGTGCCGAGCTAACCTGGGCCACGGCTTCGGAAAAAAACAACCTCGGCTTTGAAGTGCAGCGGCAGGACGAAGGCCAGACTGCTTTCCGGCGCGTGGGATTCGTGTCGGGCCAGGGCACGGCCACCACGCCGCACGAGTACGCTTTTACCGACCCCAACGACTTTCAGGGGCTGAGCTACTATCGGCTCAAGCAGGTCGACCAGGATGGTACGGCCACTTACACAGCGGTGCGCAGCATTACCGGCTTACCCGCCGGTACGCCCTTCAGCCTCAGCGTGTATCCCAACCCGGCGCACGCCATGGCCACCCTTGAGGCCAGTGGCCCCGTGCCCGCCGGCCTGCAGCTACGCCTTTACAGCGCCGACGGCCGCCTGGTGTGGGCCGCTGCCTGGGACAAGCCGCAGGCCACGGCCCCGCTGCCGGTGGCCGGCCTGGCCACGGGCGTGTACTGGCTGCGCTACGAGTCGCCGGCCGGCACCAGCGGTACCATTCGCCTTCAGGTAGAGCCGTAG